The DNA window TGGAGAATGATAGTGAGTGGTGATGTAAATGGGCGGGAGAGAGGTCGGTTTCCAAAttcatataaattataattaaaaagagCATTTGAAAATCACACACTTTTACTTCATTCCTCTTTTATTTAATCCATTGAATACTCCCAATCTTCTCTGCAAATAATCTAAGGTAAAATTCTAAACTTTACCATTAGGCTACTACTGTTTTTTCGCTTATTTTGATGAAATTGTTAtctatgactttttttttttgcacataatTTCCAATTTTCATTGAATTATAAATTCAAGATtatagatttttcattttccatTGAATCATCATAGGTTAATTTTTACTAATAGTAGTTGTTTGAAACTATTcccattttcaatttaataaGATAGGTATTTGGATGTGAAATTTTGAGTCTTTAGTATATTAGGGTTACAACATGAATTGGATATTGAGATATATTGAGTTctcttttttagtatttttctatACCGTTTTATTTGATGTCATGTTCAAGTGATTAATTTGATAATAAACTTATTATTTGATCATTGTGGCAGAAATGGTGAGGCTATGTGATTTGCCAAAGGAAATCATTGAGAAAATCATGTTGGGGGCACCTGCAGATTCTGTGTTTCAGTTTAAATTTGCTAACAAGTTTTGGTATTCCCTTATCTCGGATTTCATCAATAACCCCGAATTTGTTTCCAAGCACCTTCTCATTGCCAAAAACCATTCCTCTACATCCTTACTTTTCAATTCGCGTTCCCCCCATGCCGATCAACGCTTGATCACATTCCCATTGTTGAGTATAAACCATGATGATGGTAAGAACAATCGTTTTATAACATCCACAGAAGCTGTAAGTGTACCACTTATAATTAGCAAACCACCAATTAGAAACTATgataattatgatttttatgaTTCTGATTTTGGTTATGATGATCATTTAATAACATCATCGCTTATTAGCAAACCATTTTCGGCTATAAGCTATGATGATTATGATGACTATTATGATTATGATGATCATTTTATGACATCCCCAGAAGCTTTTAGTGTACCACCTAGAAcctatgatgatgatgatgatgattattcTGATTTTGATGAGGATTTTATATCCCGAGAAGCAAGGTACAAGGATATGAGTCAATGGAGTGAGGTTTGTAGCTGTGATGGGCTCATTTTGCTAGTGAATAAGCTTGGGACAATGATGTTATGTAATCCTGCTTTGAAAGAACACACGATTCTCCCAAAACCGAAGAATGCCAAGATTAAATCACCTTCTCCCGGTATAGGATTTGGACTCGATCCTGTAACCAACGAGTACAAATGTGTTGCCATTTGGTGCCATTATGAAGGATTAAAAGTTGAGGTATACACATTGGGTTCTGATTCTTGGAGAGAGATTAACATGCCTGAAGACAAAATGGATGACATAATAGATGATATGATGTTTGATGAAGAATTATATAATGGTTTATGTTGCAGAGGTGTTTATTACTGGCTGGTAAAGAATCCATCCTCCTGTCAGGATGATAATATGATCTTCAGTTTCAATTTGAGTAATGAGGAACTCCAACTCTTACATGTGCCAGATCTTGAAACTTTGGGCATTGACCGTCGTTATTGGCTCCACCTCTCTGTCTGGAATGATTCAGTAATGATGTGTTTGACAACTCGAAGCTTAATCATTCATATCTTCAGGATGGATGAAGTTGAAGACGGTTCTTGGACCAAATATGCCGTCAAGGTTGGACCAATGCACAATCATCAAAATGTGTTACCTTATTGGAAGAATGATGAGATTCTAATGAGTATCTGGAAGAGAGATGATATGCCTAATGTGAAATTGGTGTATTACAACATTTTTACCCAAGAGATGAGAGATGTTTGTGATATGGATAGGAGCATATTAGATAGTCCAGTTTGTTCTTATGTAAAAAGTCTTGTTTCTATTAGGAGGTGAAGCTTGTTCGGTTATGGTCCTGTTAGGTGTTACTACCTTATGATTGTTCTTAAACATATGTGTATGTTGTTTTGGAAAGTGATCTCAATGTAATGTTTTGTGTTTGTGGAATGAttcagtttctttttttttttttgaccatTTACTCTGTTTCATATGATAAAGTTGAGAAAAAGGATATTCTCTTTCATGGTTAATCTTCTCTTATTCTGTTATTCAGTtacaataattcaatttatagcATTCAAATATATAGTCATGAAGAGATATCATTCATGGGAATGTAACAATAATGGTGATATACTGATCTAGATAATTAAAACTAACAGAacctttaattttaataataattataatattagtcTAATAGATCCCTTCTGTGTTGCAGCACAGTCAATTTCAAAAGTCTCTCTAAAAATAACAAGAACACTTACATATATAATACTTATTATATATTCAGCCATAGAAGTGATTTACTTGGAGTGGAGAATTTGGATGACAATGGCAATGTGCATGGTCAAGAAGATATATAAGTTGGATTTGAGCACTATGATAGTTAAGGACCACAACACCTCTTGCCAGACTTTAAGGGTCTGTTTGGTTAGGTGTAATGAAGTAGAaatgaattattatttattttattgtattttaaagTAATGGGAATATcctttttaccattttataaGAGTTATATGGCCAAAGACCACTTTCTACCATCAAGTGTCGACGTTTTCTTTCAACAACACCATTTTATTCATGATTTCGGGACAAGAAACCTTGTGAACAATACCGTGAGTGGTCGAAAAACTAGCCCAATCGTTTTGAAGAGCTTTAAGCTTGCAATCTAACTACAGCTCAACTtgatcattaataataatatacaagtcaaaggactatttttttttaatgtattataTTATTGGAAAATGGTTGGATAGTGATAAGAgggtattattattataaagatTAAATAGAGTAGACCATCTCTACATATCTCTACAGCTATTATGGATCAATTGGACAGCCTGTAACTGTAAACATTTTTAAATGTTTCattctctcttctttctctttctcatcAGTTCATACTAGTTTCAAACTCACAATCCAATCTTTTTCTGCAAACAATCAAAGGTAAAAATGGCAacttttcctttattttcatactcttttatttattacaccTAATTTCCAATTTTCAGAATCGAATGCTTCTTTTTTCACACAGAACAAAAATGCATGATTTTAGATTCACAATGAGTAAtcttgaatatttatttatttatttatgttagtAGCAGTAAGTAATTGTTAGAAactaatttcattttaaatttaacaatataGATACTTTGGATGtgaaatattgaatttttagtATTGTATTTGTCGTTACCTTACAACATGATTTGTATATTGAGATATtaagttttcttttcttttcttttctttttttttttgttttatttaatgtcAGCTTATTATTAGTTGATCATTGTGGCAGAAATGGTGAGATTATGTGATTTGCCAAAGGAAATAATTGAGAAAATCATGTTGTGGGCACCTGCTGATTCTGTGTTTCAGTTTAAATTTGTTAACAAGTTTTGGTATTCCCTTATCTCGGGTTTGATCAACAACCCGGAATTTGTTTCCAAACACCTTCTCATCACCAAAAACCAGTCCACTACATCCTTACTTTTCAACTTGCCATCCCCCCATGTGGATCATCGCTTGATCACATTCCCATTGTTGACTATAACctataatgatgatgatgatgatgatgatgatgatgatgatggtaaGAAGGATCATTTCATAGCATCCACAGAAGCTTGTAGTGTACCGCTTATTTGTAACCGGTTGTTGAATAAAACCCATGAGGAGGATgaggatgatgatgaagatTTCAGTGTAATACTTATTCCTGATGCAAGGTACAAGGATATGAATCAATGGAGGGAGGCTTATGTATGTGATGGACTCATTTTGCTAGTAAATAAGTTTTGGACAATGGTGTTATGTAATCCTGCTTTGAAAGAATTCATGGTTCTTCCACGACCGTACAACAACACATTTCAATCGTCTTTACCTGCTATAGTATTTGGATTCGACCCAGTGAGCAATGATTACAAATGTGTTGCAGTTTGGTGCAGTTACGAAGGATTGAAAGTTGAGGTATACACATTGGGATCTAATTCATGGAGAGAGATCAACACACATGAAGACATATGGGATGACATACAGGATGAAATGACGGAAGTTGAGGAATTATACGACGGTTTATGTTGGGGAGGTGTTTGTTACTGGTTGGTTAAGGATCCATCCGGTGAGGATGATAACATGATCTTGAGTTTCAATTTGAGTAATGAGGAACTCCAACTCTTTCATGTGCCAGATCTTGAAGCTTTGGGCATTGAATGTGGTTATTGGCTCCACCTTTCGGTGTGGAATGATTCAGTAATGATGTGTTTGACAACTGAAAACTTaatcattcatatctttagGATGGATGAAGCTGAAGAAGATTCTTGTACCGAATATGATGTGAAGGTTGGACCAATACACAATCATCACAAAGTGTTACCATATTGGAAGAATGATGAGATTCTAATGAGTATCTGGAAGGAAGACGATATGACTAATCTAAAATTGGTGTATTGCAACATTTTCACCCAAGAGATGAGAGATGTTTGTGATATGGATAAGAGCATATTAGATAGTTCAGTTTGTTCTTATGTAAAAAGTCTTGTTTCTATTAGGAGGtaagtttgtttgtttgtttggttGTGATCCTGTTAGTGTCACTACCTTATAATTGTTCTTAAACATTTGTGTATGTTGTTTTGGAAAGTGATCTCAATGTAATGTTTTGTGTTTGTGGATTGATTCTGGTTTTTTGACCATTAATTCTGTTTGTAAGGTAATTATAGTTTATCTGGTTTACATAGATCTAGGTGGGGTTGGTTGGGGCCACAGAAGTGATTTAGGAGAAATGGAAGTGGAGAAGTACTGTTTATTTGAATTCTGAAACCAATGGAAGTGGAAGTGGAAGTGGTTGTTTCCCAAGCTTTGTTTTCTTATCGGAAGCTAAACTTTATTGTGGTTGGGCAGAGGGGGTGAAAAGGCAAACTAACTTTTGGAATAGTATTCATGTTGATTGTGTAGGGAAGAGTGGTGGGTTGTTATTGTTATGGAATGAATGATGATTGGGAAGTGTGTGTCTGTGGAATCTTTTACTTTGGGCCATATTGATGCTTTTGTAAAATGTCGTTAGTTAAAACAAATCAGAACCTAACTAACCTAACCTTTTGCAATCCAAGAATCAAGAATCAGTTAGTTGATCCTAACTAACCTACTCAGCTACACATCTATTATAAATAGAAGACTTATAACTTCATACCTGATATGAAAATGACGAGCTACCAGATGATTACTGTGTCTTGGATCTTTGAAACTTGGTGTAATTACTGATCTTGATAGTGGATTTTGACTGAGCTTCTTTGAGGCAGCTCACCAAGGACGTAGCCCCAAATTTCTGGTGGTGAACCTTGTAAAATTGCTTAAAACACTTTTACAAAAATCACTTGTAAAGGAGCTTATTAAAGATTTCTGTGTGCAAAAAAAACTGGTAATAGAAAACTTATTAAAGATTAATGAAGCTTCAAGATTTAGTGTAAAGGAGCTTACGTCTCCACTGTGTGATTCGAGTATGTATTTTGTATTACTTTTCTTCTGTACTTAACTTTTCTGTTTCAACCATTTTGTTGATCTTGCATTTGACGTTGCTGTGATTAATTGATTGAGGTGAATCCAATTCACCACAGTTTGGACCTTAATAATAAAATCTGtttatagtataattttatCACCATATACCAAGTGATTTTTGTAAAAGTGTTTTAAGTCACACATGCATAAtctgaaaataaaatcaatagcCAAAGAACCATTTAAGCACACAAAAAGAGTTgtcatagagagagagagagagagagagagagaggaaggtaAGAGCTTGGCTCGAGTGAATCGCGAGTGTTCAATTTATCCCATGTTAGACCATTTCCTCAACCACTTGTGTTCTTCACATGAAATCCCAGTAAAAGATTTCACAGTTGCACGAGGCCAACCCGGCTTGACTGCATCATCATATGTCAGCACTCCCTTACACGTTTCAGGCGTCGTCACAATCACACTTGGATTACCAAACATGAAGGCCTTGTAGATTCTTGTACtgccaaattgaaaataaaaacacaaatGTTAACACTTGTAcatacatcatcatcatcatcatcaataaTGATCATGGAAACTTCTTCTAGCCCATTGTGTTTGTGATTATGTTAAAAGATAAGATTATTGTTTTGTGTGGTGTTTAGTTACAAGTTATAAGTGACTCTTTAGACTTTATGACTTGTTTTATGTCATCATTCTGTTAAGTTAGTTACTATAAAAGGGTGGCTTCTATATTGTTTTAGGACTAAAAGTTCCTAGTACAGAAAGGGTTTGATCACAAGTCTCCATATTGTGTGATTTGAGTGTTGTTTTCTATACAATGCACCTTGTGTAACATTGATATTGATCTCCATTgcgtatgtattttttttttttaatttcaacatAAACTTCACCTGTATCAAGcactaataaggaaaaaaataccACAAGTTGAATCCGATTATCAAAGTTTAATCAACAAGCTCAGTAGTTTAACGATGTTGGATTCTTCTTTGGGTTTACTTTCTTAATGATATTAGAGATTTATGCTCTACTTTTtctgttgtgatttttatttattgtctAAGAATTGTCAATGTAGTAGCTGATACCTTGCTAAATTTGCTTTGCATGCTACTTCAGAACATTATGTGGCTGATGCCCGTTATCAATGAATTTTTTAGTCCTCAGTCTTTTGAATGAAGCTATTTCAGATAGCCAAGCTAAGTAACATACCTAATAGATAATACTCATAgataaagtataattattacCTGATGCTCTTGTGTGAGAAGAGGATTTTTCTTCTGTAGCTCTTGAAGTAGAGGCAGCAAATGAAAGTCCCAGCGTAAAAATCAGATATatagtgaagaagaagagactaaTTATGGATTGATATACCTCTAATCATGAAAGTCCCACACAAAATCTCTGTATCATCTTTACCAAAAAgaaatagtaataaaataaaaatttgaaatatatattatctCAACCAAGCAAAATTCAATTTTAacactaaattataattaatgtttatttatttaaacaatgtCAATAGGATGGACAAAAGTAAATAATAGTTGAATCAATCAATCAATCAATACAGAAAAGATTGAATTAAGGCTTCCATAGTTTGATTGTGCAGTCCTCAGCATATGTGGCCACCAAATTTCTATGTGGGTGATGAGCTATACCAATTACATCTTTGTCATGAGCCTTCATTATTAGGTGGTCTAGTTTACCAGATTGATAGTTGAAGCAGTACACATTCCTGTCTTCACCAACACAGTAAATCCATTCCCCTTTAGGTGACACACAAGCTCCCACAAAATCTCCACCTTCCCTTTTACCTGATGAAAAGCTCTTCACAACCTGTCCTTGAAGTGTCATGATGTATACACACGACGTCTTATTACATACAATGATGTGTTGGTCGCTATTAGAACTAGTTTTGGGGAAAAGATGAAGAGAATTGACACACGCATCATCGCCTCCCCTTAGAGGAGGAGGCGGTTTGAAGGTGTGTAGACATTGCGTAGTCTTCACATCCCACACTTTAACGGTGGAATCACTAGAGGCTGTAACAACGCGAGCTCCATGGTGTGTAAAGATTGCATCATTTACATAAGATCCATGGCCTCGGAATTCCTTTAACAATTTGCCAGATTTAATACCATGAATCCTTGCTGTGCCATCAAACGATGTACTCAGCAACTGCGTTCCATCACGACAAAAGAAAACACTGGTGACGCCATGAGAATGTGCGCGTTCA is part of the Cannabis sativa cultivar Pink pepper isolate KNU-18-1 chromosome 5, ASM2916894v1, whole genome shotgun sequence genome and encodes:
- the LOC115715752 gene encoding F-box/kelch-repeat protein At3g06240 encodes the protein MVRLCDLPKEIIEKIMLWAPADSVFQFKFVNKFWYSLISGLINNPEFVSKHLLITKNQSTTSLLFNLPSPHVDHRLITFPLLTITYNDDDDDDDDDDDGKKDHFIASTEACSVPLICNRLLNKTHEEDEDDDEDFSVILIPDARYKDMNQWREAYVCDGLILLVNKFWTMVLCNPALKEFMVLPRPYNNTFQSSLPAIVFGFDPVSNDYKCVAVWCSYEGLKVEVYTLGSNSWREINTHEDIWDDIQDEMTEVEELYDGLCWGGVCYWLVKDPSGEDDNMILSFNLSNEELQLFHVPDLEALGIECGYWLHLSVWNDSVMMCLTTENLIIHIFRMDEAEEDSCTEYDVKVGPIHNHHKVLPYWKNDEILMSIWKEDDMTNLKLVYCNIFTQEMRDVCDMDKSILDSSVCSYVKSLVSIRR
- the LOC133037707 gene encoding uncharacterized protein LOC133037707, producing MVRLCDLPKEIIEKIMLGAPADSVFQFKFANKFWYSLISDFINNPEFVSKHLLIAKNHSSTSLLFNSRSPHADQRLITFPLLSINHDDGKNNRFITSTEAVSVPLIISKPPIRNYDNYDFYDSDFGYDDHLITSSLISKPFSAISYDDYDDYYDYDDHFMTSPEAFSVPPRTYDDDDDDYSDFDEDFISREARYKDMSQWSEVCSCDGLILLVNKLGTMMLCNPALKEHTILPKPKNAKIKSPSPGIGFGLDPVTNEYKCVAIWCHYEGLKVEVYTLGSDSWREINMPEDKMDDIIDDMMFDEELYNGLCCRGVYYWLVKNPSSCQDDNMIFSFNLSNEELQLLHVPDLETLGIDRRYWLHLSVWNDSVMMCLTTRSLIIHIFRMDEVEDGSWTKYAVKVGPMHNHQNVLPYWKNDEILMSIWKRDDMPNVKLVYYNIFTQEMRDVCDMDRSILDSPVCSYVKSLVSIRR